In Trichoderma breve strain T069 chromosome 4, whole genome shotgun sequence, the following proteins share a genomic window:
- a CDS encoding peptidase c1-like family domain-containing protein translates to MGGQPSKPVTASESEKLILERLRSFKVEDEDFLKVQVSGDAEKTEEHHEHIKREPEGLPVSSLELWIDNVMKDPKNRLAHATLSSSDPRQALVSPSVKIANQHVFNVQIPFEGDPITNQRSSGRCWLFASTNVFRVALMKRHNLASFELSQAYLFYWDKLEKANWFLEQIVETAKDDLDSRVVQRLLGDIVSDGGQWDMVYNLVEKYGLVPQSLYPDSWNAMNSSILNSIIKTKLREFALQLRDLVNGTPIPPSVISAYKVYMIQEIALIMTLLLGQPPKPTEEFTWQFLDKDGKAREVKTTPKAFSKDIYSSEFRVTSDVITSMISLVHDPRHDPLKKLTVSRLGNIVGGRDITYVNVEMDTLKSTCVKMLKSGLPIFFGCDVGKFSDRVAGIMDLDLFDYEAGINTGLKGMTKAQRLMTGESLMTHAMVLTAVHVDEKTGKPVRWRVQNSWGTAAGDKGWFVMSDAWMDEFVYQAVVDPRFCSKEVRDVLKQEPIVLPLWDPMGSLA, encoded by the exons ATGGGTGGCCAACCGTCCAAGCCAGTCACTGCCTCGGAGAGCGAGAAGCTTATACTGGAGCGCCTCCGCAGCTTCAaagtggaagatgaagattttCTCAAAGTCCAGGTCAGCGGCGATGCtgagaagacggaggagcaTCATGAGCATATCAAGCGGGAGCCTGAGGGCCTACCTGTCTCTTCACTCGAGCTCTGGATAGATAATGTGATGAAGGATCCCAAGAACAG ACTGGCGCATGCCACATTGAGCTCGTCTGATCCCCGGCAAGCTCTGGTTTCGCCATCGGTAAAGATTGCAAACCAGCACGTCTTCAACGTCCAGATCCCGTTTGAAGGCGatcccatcaccaaccagCGGTCCAGCGGGCGCTGCTGGCTCTTCGCCTCGACAAACGTCTTCCGCGTGGCCCTCATGAAGCGTCACAACCTGGCGTCCTTTGAGCTGTCCCAGGCCTACCTCTTCTACTGGGACAAGCTCGAAAAGGCCAACTGGTTCCTCGAGCAGATTGTCGAGACGGCCAAGGACGACCTCGACAGCCGCGTCGTGCAGAGGCTGCTCGGGGACATTGTCTCGGACGGCGGGCAGTGGGATATGGTGTACAACCTCGTCGAGAAGTACGGCCTCGTGCCCCAGAGCCTGTACCCGGACAGCTGGAACGCCATGAACTCGAGCAtcctcaacagcatcatcaagacgAAGCTGCGCGAGTTTGCGCTGCAGCTGCGCGACTTGGTCAACGGGACGCCGATTCCGCCGTCTGTTATTAGTGCGTACAAGGTGTACATGATTCAGGAGATTGCGCTGATCATGACGCTCCTGCTTGGACAGCCTCCGAAGCCGACAGAGGAGTTTACGTGGCAGTTCCTtgacaaggatggcaaggCTCGTGAGGTCAAGACGACTCCCAAGGCGTTTTCCAAGGATATCTACAGCTCTGAATTCCGCGTCACTTCGGATGTCATTACGAGCATGATTTCGCTGGTTCATGATCCTCGCCACGATCCATTGAAGAAGCTCACCGTTTCGAGACTGGGCAACATTGTTGGCGGCCGGGACATTACATACGTAAATGTGGAAATGGACACTCTCAAGTCAACATGTGTCAAGATGCTCAAGTCCGGAttgcccatcttcttcggctgCGATGTTGGCAAGTTCAGTGACAGGGTGGCGGGCATCATGGATCTGGATCTATTTGACTACGAGGCCGGCATCAACACCGGCTTGAAGGGCATGACCAAGGCGCAGAGGCTCATGACGGGCGAGAGTCTCATGACACACGCCATGGTTCTGACGGCGGTCCATGTGGATGAGAAGACGGGCAAACCAGTTCGATGGAGAGTGCAAAACAGTTGGGGTACTGCAGCTGGTGACAAGGGCTGGTTTGTCATGAGCGATGCCTGGATGGACGAGTTTGTCTACCAAGCTGTCGTAGACCCGAGATTCTGCAGTAAGGAGGTGAGAGATGTGTTGAAACAGGAGCCCATTGTGTTGCCGTTGTGGGATCCGATGGGCTCGTTGGCTTGA